A part of Besnoitia besnoiti strain Bb-Ger1 chromosome Unknown contig00051, whole genome shotgun sequence genomic DNA contains:
- a CDS encoding uncharacterized protein (encoded by transcript BESB_064140), with translation MIAVHHHPTGLLKTAKSVGFQYPTTLRLFHIGYVLGVIYGFLFSLILTARENYYSDASLISSIVLGVIISETGLFISFFWGVYTTSWTTGLDLEGLCLPDPSSLVLFMTIMLSALSIVVSSVYLKNQHLYTSCTNIMTFTLVVAFLMLVCTEYTDRILVGLAPV, from the coding sequence atgattgcagtacaccaccaccccactggactgcttaagacagctaaaagtgttggatttcaatatcctactacattaagattattccacatcggttatgttctaggcgtaatatatggattcttgttctcactcatcttaacagcgagagaaaactactactcagatgctagtctaatcagtagcatcgtacttggagttatcatctctgagacaggattatttatcagctttttctggggagtatatactacgagttggactactggtttagatcttgaaggtctttgtttaccggatccaagttctcttgtgcttttcatgaccatcatgttaagtgcattaagtatagtggtatccagcgtatatttgaaaaaccaacatttgtatacaagctgtacgaatatcatgacattcactttggtagtcgccttcttaatgttagtctgtacggaatacacggatcggattcttgttggcctggcacctgtttag